The following proteins are encoded in a genomic region of Paenibacillus sp. FSL R7-0273:
- a CDS encoding DegV family protein: MKNVRVFTDSMTTLPEELKKRLGIRVIPVYVVFGNNNIYKHNEDIQTEDIYRHVLERGMMPGIAAPSVKDFYDLFKSVIEQKEKVLFISMSAEISKSYKNAMQAALFFSNGDVTVMDSYAFSSGTGLMVVKAAVSVPKAGSMKALLQLLNNSRKNLNEELILDKIKLANTAGEVYGLNNRIISPLKLKQQMQIRFKSFNRSQTDQDICILKDMQVHSSSASGELQREMTLVSQTMAADHGEYTKIKLTERYGFKQVYLSSCLAGLLSRRTPRSVGFSYFVNQKKLPERA, translated from the coding sequence ATGAAAAATGTGCGTGTATTTACGGATAGTATGACCACGCTTCCTGAAGAACTGAAAAAACGATTGGGTATCCGAGTTATTCCTGTTTATGTTGTCTTTGGCAATAACAATATTTACAAGCACAATGAAGATATTCAGACTGAAGATATTTACCGCCATGTCCTGGAAAGAGGTATGATGCCTGGCATTGCAGCTCCTTCGGTTAAAGATTTTTATGATCTTTTTAAATCCGTTATTGAGCAGAAAGAGAAGGTTTTGTTTATTAGTATGTCTGCTGAAATATCTAAATCCTACAAGAATGCAATGCAGGCGGCATTATTTTTTTCTAACGGAGATGTTACAGTAATGGATTCGTATGCCTTTTCAAGTGGAACGGGCTTGATGGTAGTCAAGGCTGCTGTCAGTGTCCCGAAAGCAGGATCAATGAAAGCTTTACTTCAGTTACTTAATAACAGCAGAAAGAACTTAAATGAAGAGCTTATTTTGGACAAGATAAAGCTTGCAAACACGGCAGGAGAAGTATATGGCTTAAATAATCGAATCATTAGTCCGCTAAAGCTAAAACAGCAGATGCAGATACGATTTAAATCCTTTAACCGTAGCCAAACGGATCAGGACATTTGTATTCTGAAAGATATGCAAGTTCATTCCAGTAGTGCTTCTGGTGAATTACAACGCGAAATGACTCTGGTCTCGCAAACGATGGCAGCTGATCATGGGGAATACACAAAGATAAAACTAACAGAGCGCTATGGATTTAAGCAAGTCTATTTGTCTTCCTGTCTTGCCGGCTTACTCAGCCGTAGAACTCCGAGAAGCGTAGGTTTCAGCTATTTCGTAAATCAGAAAAAACTGCCTGAGAGGGCATAA